Proteins co-encoded in one Micropterus dolomieu isolate WLL.071019.BEF.003 ecotype Adirondacks linkage group LG19, ASM2129224v1, whole genome shotgun sequence genomic window:
- the si:ch211-153b23.4 gene encoding uncharacterized protein si:ch211-153b23.4 has protein sequence MAQLHSLHVSVGILGISGGSLLLLVNNYSSSPENDFIPHTALGILLLIIAALLAYAGIRHSLSHAQLFSSLCLTVSALWCGSGLVYILVGQRVLQATELRSSLVPGLAAFTLALLVIGSIGVIAKKTVLFLIALGISLACAHQIASLSAAGFGQSATAANYLLVCLGGVYFGFGRLLYIITHGKVELPGTGLKRKAELKTEQDQLCSDAVSVGLVMNLLSASVLACPLLGVVPQLSVGHVPWLWTAGVFQLGMCVLLYRAMDTLAATFYGFTALLKFAEGYSALLSFYSIQPFSPVPFPVVFSVLFSILALFSCQKSLLEGLYQLFYAAYLIAIAAQPKGFFQGGTQGVQGAIFVITAGMLLITTFNIVSTTMIPTGRGYFKALVTRMHGLTLRAHDKMLHAPHLGYSKYADAELLGHACSVLAAFAITATVGDRNPLSVLILPWVVVAGGALQLLCGSVSFARGKTFESTVFILYGIMWTVWGLTRYGGLYGESRNFNVAVGIISFMLFNGLVTAAALFLNVAWFAYAFTFQLILISFLLDAVGALPYGYDIGITIIFGLISFYCFLAHIFNSTFESPQIPLGNPLVKLSGVGGGSDICPHVPARKATSVQQIAEIMKNGGICGMPTDTVYVLVAACNRPDAVVKAYKVKKQAQDRPMSLWISSIKQLQPVRHLLSPLLLDFMEAAWPSSISMVIARGPWMDTFGLEDAAKHIGTPQSIAIRNPDCSVATHLINLVGPIAVTSANPTGEADTTHHNQVYAKLGDKVDGVLCDGASPENIASTVVDCTKIETGHIGFFRVGLIPKSEVLKIFEEVQRQHRQGQMNPAFEYDLNQPHIQFDNGSGEDNSAESGRGTDNSTPFTVSPEQRPVLRNGSLNQ, from the exons GTTCTCTCCTGCTGTTGGTGAACAACTATTCAAGCTCACCTGAAAATGACTTCATTCCCCATACTGCACTGGGGATTCTGCTCCTCATCATTGCAGCCCTCTTAGCTTATGCAG gaaTCCGTCATAGTCTCTCCCACGCCCAGctgttctcctctctgtgtctgactgtctctgCCTTGTGGTGTGGTTCAGGCCTGGTGTACATCCTGGTGGGGCAGAGGGTGCTGCAGGCCACAGAGCTGAGATCCTCTCTGGTCCCGGGCCTGGCAGCATTTACCTTAGCCCTGCTCGTCATAGGCAGCATAGGAGTCATAGCAAAGAAAACTGTTCTATTTCTCATAGCTCTTGGCATTAGCTTAGCATGTGCCCATCAGATTGCCAGTTTGTCTGCTGCAGGTTTTGGTCAGTCTGCTACAGCTGCTAACTACCTTCTTGTCTGCTTGGGGGGTGTTTACTTTGGTTTTGGACGCCTGCTGTACATTATCACTCATGGTAAAGTGGAACTTCCAGGAACTGGTCTGAAGaggaaagcagagctgaaaacaGAGCAGGACCAGCTCTGTAGTGATGCAGTGTCAGTAGGTCTGGTGATGAACTTGCTGTCCGCCTCTGTGTTAGCCTGTCCTCTGTTAGGTGTGGTCCCCCAGCTCTCCGTTGGTCACGTCCCCTGGCTGTGGACAGCTGGAGTCTTCCAGCTTGGCATGTGTGTCCTCCTCTACCGAGCCATGGACACACTAGCTGCCACTTTCTATGGCTTCACTGCTCTGCTGAAATTTGCAGAGGGCTACAGCGCTCTCCTATCATTCTACTCAATTCAGCCTTTCTCCCCTGTTCCCTTCCCTGTAGTCTTCTCTGTGCTTTTTTCCATCCTGGCTCTGTTCAGTTGTCAGAAGAGCTTGCTGGAGGGGCTCTACCAGTTATTCTATGCAGCTTATCTTATTGCAATTGCAGCCCAACCCAAAGGCTTCTTCCAAGGGGGCACGCAGGGTGTGCAGGGAGCTATATTTGTTATTACTGCAGGCATGCTTTTAATTACCACATTCAATATAGTCTCTACCACAATGATTCCCACAGGGCGGGGCTATTTCAAGGCTTTAGTAACCAGGATGCATGGTCTTACTCTCAGAGCCCATGATAAAATGCTACATGCTCCTCACCTGGGCTACTCCAAGTATGCAGATGCAGAATTGTTAGGCCACGCCTGCAGTGTGCTGGCTGCTTTTGCCATTACAGCCACAGTTGGTGATAGAAATCCTCTGTCTGTGCTGATTCTGCCCTGGGTGGTGGTAGCTGGAGGGGCACTCCAGCTGCTCTGCGGTTCAGTATCTTTTGCTCGAGGTAAAACCTTCGAGAGCACAGTTTTTATTCTCTACGGCATAATGTGGACAGTGTGGGGGCTGACTCGATACGGCGGCCTGTACGGTGAAAGCAGAAACTTTAATGTGGCTGTAGGGATCATTAGCTTCATGCTGTTTAACGGTTTAGTGACAGCTGCAGCACTGTTTCTAAATGTCGCCTGGTTTGCTTACGCCTTCACCTTCCAGCTCATCCTTATTAGCTTCCTGCTGGATGCAGTAGGTGCACTGCCATATGGTTATGACATAGGAATCACCATCATCTTTGGTCTCATCAGTTTTTATTGTTTCCTGGCGCACATTTTCAACAGTACCTTCGAGTCTCCCCAGATCCCCTTAGGAAATCCTTTAGTCAAGTTGAGTGGGGTCGGGGGAGGCTCAGATATCTGTCCACATGTACCAGCCCGCAAGGCCACATCTGTCCAGCAGATTGCAG aaattatgaaaaatggtggCATATGTGGGATGCCTACTGACACTGTCTATGTGCTGGTGGCAGCGTGCAACAGGCCCGATGCAGTTGTCAAGGCTTACAA GGTGAAGAAGCAGGCGCAGGACCGACCCATGTCCCTATGGATCTCGTCCATCAAGCAGCTGCAGCCGGTGCGACACCTGCTGAGCCCTCTGCTTCTGGACTTCATGGAGGCTGCGTGGCCCTCATCCATTAGCATGGTTATAGCCAGag GTCCGTGGATGGACACCTTTGGTTTAGAAGATGCTGCCAAACACATAGGGACTCCACAAAGCATTGCTATCCGAAACCCAGACTGTTCTGTGGCCACACACCTCATTAATCTG GTGGGGCCCATCGCTGTAACCTCAGCCAACCCTACAGGCGAGGCAGACACAACTCACCACAACCAAGTTTATGCTAAGCTGGGCGACAAG GTGGATGGAGTGTTATGTGATGGAGCCTCCCCAGAGAACATTGCATCTACTGTGGTTGACTGCACTAAGATTGAAACAGGGCATATTGGTTTCTTCAGAGTGGGTCTCATTCCTAAATCTGAG GTTCTTAAGATCTTTGAGGAGGTTCAACGGCAGCACAGACAGGGGCAGATGAATCCTGCTTTTGAATATGATCTTAATCAGCCACATATACAATTTGATAATGGTTCAGGAGAAGACAACTCAGCAGAGTCAGGAAGAGGAACTGACAACTCAACACCATTCACAGTTTCACCTGAACAACGTCCAGTACTAAGAAATGGGTCATTGAATCAATGA